In Nicotiana tabacum cultivar K326 chromosome 17, ASM71507v2, whole genome shotgun sequence, one DNA window encodes the following:
- the LOC107792770 gene encoding uncharacterized protein LOC107792770, with protein MTSLDIQKDIVNSCAEETAKAIIEDLNREFFGILVDVFKDVSRKEQMTLVLRYVNKEGELIERLLSLAHVKDTTAHVLQKAINSLLLQHLLSSSLIRGQGYDGASNMQGEINGLKALILKDNPSAYCVHCFAHKLQLTLVVVAKKHHDINNFFDILANVLNVVGGSYTRREMLREDQAEKLDELLVLGEVHTRSGLNQEPGLQRPGDTSWGSHFKTLRNFISLFSSIVHVLGVLANEGSNYHEKALAKSLVEDIRSYEFVYILHLMLKITAITYDLNMALQRKDQDIVSAMKLVHFTMRQLQIMRESKWNSLLEDVSSFCDKNGIVIPKMDEKCGLEKSKRKNSIVTYSHHLHVEVFCAAIDLQLSELNIRFSEVNTDLLLGMASLSPDDSFANYDKNKIMKLATYYQNEFTASTLEDLSFELDNYIDYVREMDNAFSNLKGLGDLLKTLVKTNIHKT; from the coding sequence ATGACTTCTCTTGATATTCAAAAAGATATTGTGAATTCTTGTGCAGAAGAAACGGCGAAAGCAATTATTGAAGACTTGAATAGGGAATTTTTTGGGATATTAGTTGATGTGTTTAAAGATGTCTCTCGTAAGGAACAAATGACTCTTGTTCTGCGCTATGTCAACAAAGAGGGTGAACTTATTGAGCGATTACTTAGTCTTGCTCATGTTAAAGATACAACTGCACATGTATTACAAAAAGCAATAAATTCTTTGCTTTTACAACATTTATTGAGTTCATCTTTAATACGGGGACAAGGCTATGATGGAGCTAGTAACATGCAAGGAGAAATTAATGGTCTTAAAGCTTTGATTCTGAAAGATAATCCTTCGGCATATTGCGTACATTGCTTTGCTCATAAATTACAATTGACTCTTGTAGTTGTTGCAAAGAAACACCatgatataaataatttttttgacaTTCTTGCTAATGTTTTGAATGTTGTTGGAGGTTCTTATACGCGTAGGGAGATGCTCAGAGAAGATCAAGCTGAAAAATTAGATGAGTTATTAGTGCTTGGTGAAGTTCATACAAGAAGCGGATTAAATCAAGAACCTGGGCTTCAAAGACCAGGTGATACCAGTTGGGGATCTCACTTTAAGACATTGCGCAACTTTATATCTTTATTCTCATCAATTGTTCATGTACTTGGAGTTCTTGCAAATGAGGGTTCAAATTATCACGAGAAAGCACTGGCAAAAAGTCTAGTGGAAGATATAAGATCTTATGAGTTTGTGTATATATTACATTTGATGTTAAAAATAACGGCAATTACATATGATTTGAATATGGCTCTGCAAAGAAAAGATCAAGATATTGTTAGTGCTATGAAACTTGTTCATTTCACAATGAGGCAATTGCAAATAATGAGGGAATCTAAATGGAATTCTTTGTTAGAAGATGTCTCTTCGTTTTGTGATAAGAATGGTATTGTGATCCCAAAAATGGATGAGAAGTGTGGTCTTGAAAAGTCGAAGCGTAAAAACTCAATTGTTACATATTCTCATCATTTGCATGTAGAAGTTTTTTGTGCCGCTATTGATTTGCAACTTTCGGAGCTTAACATTCGTTTTAGTGAAGTGAATACTGATCTGCTTCTTGGTATGGCTAGTTTGAGTCCAGATGATTCTTTTGCAAATtatgataaaaataagattatGAAACTTGCTACATATTATCAAAATGAGTTCACTGCTTCTACGCTTGAAGATCTCAGTTTTGAGCTTGACAACTATATTGACTATGTTCGAGAAATGGACAATGCATTCTCTAACTTGAAAGGGCTTGGAGATCTCTTGAAGACATTGGTTAAAACAAATATTCACAAGACATGA